A section of the Campylobacter anatolicus genome encodes:
- a CDS encoding retention module-containing protein, whose protein sequence is MATQIGTLKQTSGIVTAVDANGNERILSAGDEIFLGDIIKTQGSNSSAVVSMNNGKDITIFANDTLSIDQSVAIDRNFEDNTIADATSLQQAILQGTDLTQLEETAAGAGGAPGGNGGTAQLNESYFIEGGHYSNVNATTSEIYDLAGLGTSAGFSGVSGASGVVADEIISDTKLPDVKITEVTPIDTDSKADDKAEKVNVKGETDQPNTKVIVKDGDGNVIGEGTTDSDGNFDITIDTGKVQPGDKVTVEVTDENGNTNSADKNAGNIKHTGDNTAPDVTVEEVTPIDSGNPADGKADQVKVAGNSDEPNAPFIVKDKDGNELGRGTTDSDGNFDITIDTGKVKPGDKVTVEVTDKAGNTGEGEKIAGDLDYPNDNEAPDAPTITFTEDADNNGVLNKAENGDSTGTTTVKVTVPDNAVVGDKIVISYTDAEGNDQKTEITIDGNVKANGTEIEIPVKDGKTSVTATVVDMAGNESESATGSIEVDTKLPDVKITEVTPIDTDSKADDKAEKVNVKGETDQPNTKVIVKDGDGNV, encoded by the coding sequence ATGGCAACTCAAATTGGAACTCTAAAACAAACTTCAGGTATTGTTACGGCAGTAGATGCGAATGGCAATGAGAGAATTTTAAGTGCTGGAGATGAGATCTTTTTAGGTGATATCATAAAGACACAAGGAAGTAACTCAAGTGCAGTCGTATCGATGAATAATGGTAAAGATATTACTATATTTGCAAACGATACATTAAGCATCGACCAAAGTGTAGCTATAGATAGAAATTTTGAAGATAATACAATAGCAGATGCTACTAGCTTACAACAAGCTATACTACAAGGAACTGACTTAACACAGCTTGAAGAGACAGCAGCTGGTGCTGGCGGAGCACCTGGTGGAAATGGTGGTACTGCTCAATTAAATGAGAGTTATTTTATCGAAGGTGGACATTATTCAAACGTAAATGCTACTACAAGTGAAATATATGATCTTGCTGGATTAGGCACTAGTGCTGGTTTTTCAGGCGTTAGTGGTGCTAGTGGAGTAGTAGCAGATGAGATAATAAGTGATACTAAACTTCCAGATGTAAAAATCACAGAGGTAACTCCTATAGATACTGACTCTAAAGCAGATGATAAAGCTGAGAAAGTAAATGTTAAAGGCGAAACCGATCAGCCTAATACTAAAGTTATTGTAAAAGATGGAGATGGTAATGTAATAGGCGAAGGTACTACAGATAGCGATGGTAACTTTGATATCACTATAGATACTGGTAAAGTTCAACCAGGTGATAAGGTAACTGTAGAGGTAACTGATGAGAATGGTAATACAAATTCAGCTGATAAGAATGCTGGTAATATAAAACATACAGGCGATAACACAGCTCCAGATGTAACTGTTGAAGAGGTAACTCCTATAGATAGTGGTAATCCAGCAGATGGTAAAGCTGATCAAGTAAAAGTTGCAGGTAACTCTGATGAGCCTAATGCACCATTTATCGTAAAAGATAAAGATGGCAATGAGTTAGGTAGAGGTACTACAGATAGCGATGGTAACTTTGATATTACTATAGATACTGGTAAGGTTAAACCAGGTGATAAGGTAACTGTAGAGGTAACTGATAAGGCTGGTAATACAGGTGAAGGCGAGAAGATTGCTGGTGATTTAGATTATCCAAATGATAACGAAGCTCCAGACGCTCCTACTATAACATTCACAGAGGATGCTGATAATAATGGTGTATTAAATAAAGCAGAGAATGGTGATAGCACAGGCACTACTACTGTTAAAGTAACAGTTCCAGATAATGCTGTAGTTGGCGATAAGATAGTTATTAGCTACACTGATGCAGAAGGTAACGATCAAAAAACAGAGATAACCATAGATGGTAATGTTAAAGCTAATGGCACTGAGATTGAAATTCCAGTTAAAGATGGTAAAACATCTGTAACGGCTACAGTAGTAGATATGGCTGGTAATGAGAGTGAGAGTGCAACCGGAAGTATAGAAGTAGATACTAAACTTCCAGATGTAAAAATCACAGAGGTAACTCCTATAGATACTGACTCTAAAGCAGATGATAAAGCTGAGAAAGTAAATGTTAAAGGCGAAACCGATCAGCCTAATACTAAAGTTATTGTAAAAGATGGAGATGGTAATGTAAT
- a CDS encoding terminase large subunit domain-containing protein produces MAYSKQNKELILNLLASGYSAVEISKEYGINGATLSRWKKELKSDDAPTIQNLKAQIAALSKGKSSYSKAKQIAMLSASLSRLEVVKAKEQKVKNKKKPAILMNSDYESLKQIVLNKGGLYGYQKDFINDTSQFRIVLKSRQIGFSYASSLDALLGAVAGRNQLFLSANEEQARILMNYLDGWAAKFNIAFAKNSEYEKSLDNGAVIRVMAHNFRTVQGFTGDIWMDEFAWYPNQKRIWHAFVPSIGASR; encoded by the coding sequence ATGGCATACTCAAAACAAAACAAAGAACTTATTTTAAATTTACTAGCTAGCGGCTACTCCGCCGTAGAAATTTCAAAAGAATACGGCATAAACGGTGCTACTCTCTCGCGTTGGAAAAAAGAGCTAAAAAGCGACGACGCTCCTACGATCCAAAATTTAAAGGCTCAGATCGCAGCGCTTAGCAAGGGTAAAAGCAGCTATAGCAAAGCCAAACAAATCGCCATGCTTAGTGCATCTCTTTCAAGGCTTGAAGTCGTAAAAGCAAAAGAGCAAAAGGTAAAAAATAAGAAAAAGCCGGCAATTTTGATGAACTCGGACTATGAGAGCCTAAAGCAAATCGTGCTAAACAAAGGTGGACTTTATGGGTATCAAAAGGATTTTATAAACGATACCTCGCAGTTTCGCATCGTGCTAAAATCTCGTCAAATAGGCTTTTCATACGCTTCAAGCCTCGATGCGTTACTTGGAGCCGTCGCGGGACGTAATCAGCTATTTTTAAGTGCAAACGAGGAGCAGGCTAGAATTTTAATGAACTATCTTGACGGCTGGGCGGCGAAATTTAACATAGCTTTTGCTAAAAACAGCGAATATGAAAAAAGCCTTGATAACGGTGCGGTTATCCGCGTAATGGCTCATAACTTTAGAACTGTGCAGGGTTTTACCGGCGATATTTGGATGGACGAGTTTGCATGGTATCCAAACCAAAAGCGTATCTGGCACGCATTCGTCCCAAGTATCGGAGCTAGCCGGTAG
- a CDS encoding competence protein CoiA — MDEILTEIRRYNKLKMITDDEIIPYVEMTDFEIAKFSVDFKNLLKARVFYTIVLLGQKLWLKIQQRANEYDESLDTFKDVKQWEEYWMDKFYKLITKKNTGGYFYAAV, encoded by the coding sequence ATGGATGAAATTTTAACCGAAATTCGCAGATATAATAAACTTAAAATGATAACCGATGATGAGATTATCCCGTATGTCGAGATGACCGATTTTGAGATAGCAAAATTTAGCGTGGATTTTAAAAACCTGCTAAAAGCGAGGGTATTTTACACCATCGTGCTTTTAGGGCAAAAGCTTTGGCTAAAAATTCAGCAACGAGCAAACGAATACGACGAAAGCTTAGATACCTTTAAAGACGTTAAACAGTGGGAGGAGTATTGGATGGATAAATTTTATAAGCTTATTACAAAGAAAAATACCGGCGGATATTTTTACGCCGCAGTTTAA
- a CDS encoding ABC-three component system middle component 6, whose protein sequence is METRYIKTHRSKDIKRSVLVVAKEILKRLNTQYGTKLGLIYKEIKRQNNIQQADFTCALNFLFILGQIEYIKEYDELIRVKHETI, encoded by the coding sequence ATGGAAACTAGATATATAAAGACGCATAGAAGTAAAGATATAAAAAGAAGTGTGCTAGTTGTAGCAAAAGAAATATTAAAAAGACTAAATACGCAGTATGGAACAAAACTAGGTCTTATATACAAAGAGATAAAAAGGCAAAACAATATTCAGCAAGCAGATTTTACGTGTGCTTTAAATTTTCTATTTATTTTAGGACAAATTGAGTATATTAAAGAGTATGATGAACTCATAAGGGTAAAGCATGAAACTATCTAA